The following proteins are encoded in a genomic region of Poecilia reticulata strain Guanapo linkage group LG11, Guppy_female_1.0+MT, whole genome shotgun sequence:
- the eif3i gene encoding eukaryotic translation initiation factor 3 subunit I: MKPILLQGHERSITQIKYNREGDLLFSVAKDTVTNVWYSVNGERLGTYNGHTGAVWCVDCDWDTKNVLTGSADNSCRLWDCETGKQLALLNTNSAVRTCGFDFSGNIIMFSTDKQMGYQCFLNFFDLRDPQQMEDNNPYLSVPCSECKITSAVWGALGEFVIAGHENGEINQFSAKSGEILKKAKEHTRQINDIQTSVDLTMVITASKDNTSKLFDSNSLDHIKTFRTDRPVNSAAISPIMDHVVMGGGQEAMDVTTTSTRIGKFEARFFHAAYEEEFGRVKGHFGPINCVAFHPDGKSYSSGGEDGYVRIHYFDPHYFDFELEA, translated from the exons ATG AAACCCATTCTACTGCAGGGCCATGAAAGGTCCATCACTCAGATAAAGTACAACAGAGAAGGAGACCTGCTGTTTTCCGTAGCCAAAGACACG GTAACCAACGTTTGGTACTCTGTCAACGGAGAAAGGCTCGGCACCTATAATGGACACACTGGAGCGGTGTGGTGTGTTGACTGCGACT GGGACACCAAGAATGTGTTGACGGGATCAGCAGACAACAGCTGTCGCCTGTGGGATTGTGAGACCG GTAAACAGTTGGCTCTCCTCAACACCAACTCTGCCGTCAGGACGTGTGGCTTCGACTTCAGCGGCAACATCATCATGTTCTCCACAGACAAGCAGATGGGCTACCAGTGCTTCCTGAACTTCTTTGACCTGAGAGATCCACAGCAGATGG AGGACAACAACCCGTACCTGTCCGTCCCCTGCAGTGAGTGCAAGATAACCAGCGCGGTGTGGGGGGCTCTGGGGGAGTTCGTCATCGCAGGCCATGAGAACGGAGAGATCAACCAGTTCAGTGCTAAG TCTGGTGAAATTCTGAAGAAGGCGAAGGAGCACACCAGGCAGATCAATGACATCCAGACATCCGTCGATCTCACCATGGTGATCACTGCTTCCAAAGACAACACCTCTAAA CTCTTTGACTCCAATTCTCTGGATCACATCAAGACATTCAGGACAGACAGGCCTGTAAACTCTGCTGCCATTTCTCCTATAATGGACCAT GTGGTGATGGGAGGAGGGCAGGAAGCCATGGACGTCACCACAACCTCCACCAGGATCGGCAAGTTTGAGGCGAG GTTTTTCCATGCTGCATACGAGGAGGAGTTTgggagggtcaaaggtcattttgGCCCCATCAACTGTGTGGCGTTCCATCCCGACGGCAAGAG TTACAGCAGTGGAGGAGAAGACGGATACGTACGAATTCATTACTTTGACCCACACTACTTTGACTTTGAGCTGGAGGCGTAA
- the txlna gene encoding alpha-taxilin: MKKQDTEESPSSPGSEDAPPSGEVSEAPPPAAPPAAHATAGGSDSNSPNRAESQSPRAKSPPQTNEVAESQCDMAEELSRQLEDILSTYCRESLQDDAGALLNGQSHSLVLNGLTGGKEDDKSEEGKVNGAEKEQKKTQEKKKVKGLGKEITLLMQTLNTLSTPEEKLAGLCKKYADLVEEHRTTQKQMRALQKKQSQLVQEKDTLRNEHSKAILARSKLESLCRELQRHNRTLKEEGIQRTRLEEEKRKEVTSHFQVTLNDIQAQMEQHNERNASLRQENAELAEKLKKLYEQYKLREEHIDKVVKHKDLQQQLVDAKLHQAQEMLKESEEHHDREKDFLLKEAVESQRICELMKQQEVHLKQQLSLYTEKFEEFQTTLSKSNEVFTTFKQEMEKMTKKIKKLEKETAMYRSRWESSNKALLEMAEEKAVRDQDFEALQGKVQRLDKLRRALKVERNDLKKKVQNLNGDSGAGGAPASDPGTDSPSPPPTDSLPEPSSCPVADSTSCHCSPRPDTDAPQEEAGPLPPLPALE, encoded by the exons ATGAAAAAACAAGACACGGAAGAGTCTCCCAGCAGTCCTGGTAGTGAGGATGCTCCACCTTCAGGTGAAGTCTCCGAGgcacctccacctgctgctccaCCTGCGGCTCACGCGACTGCAGGCGGCTCGGACAGCAACAGCCCCAACAGGGCCGAATCACAGAGCCCACGCGCAAAAAGCCCTCCACAAACCAACGAGG TTGCCGAGTCTCAGTGCGACATGGCAGAGGAGCTGAGCCGGCAGCTGGAGGACATCCTCAGCACCTACTGCCGGGAGAGCCTTCAGGACGACGCCGGTGCCTTGCTCAATGGCCAGTCACACAGCCTGGTGCTCAACGGGTTGACTGGAGGGAAGGAAGACGACAAATCGGAGGAGGGCAAGGTCAACGGAGCAGagaaggagcagaagaagactcaggagaagaagaaagtgaagGGCCTCG GCAAAGAGATCACACTCCTCATGCAGACTCTGAACACTTTGAGCACCCCTGAGGAAAAGCTGGCAGGCCTCTGCAAAAAGTATGCCGACCTG GTGGAAGAGCATCGTACCACCCAGAAACAGATGAGGGCGCTGCAGAAGAAGCAGAGCCAGCTGGTGCAGGAGAAGGACACCCTGAGGAATGAGCACAGCAAGGCCATCCTGGCCCGCAGCAAGCTGGAGAGCCTCTGCAGGGAACTGCAGAGACACAACCGCACGCTCAAG GAGGAAGGGATCCAGAGGACCCgactggaggaggagaagaggaaggaggTGACGTCCCACttccaggtgactctgaacgaCATCCAGGCTCAGATGGAGCAGCACAACGAGAGGAACGCCAGCCTGCGGCAGGAGAACGCCGAGCTGGCCGAGAAACTCAAGAAGCTCTACGAGCAGTACAAGCTGCGGGAAGAG CACATAGACAAAGTGGTGAAGCACaaagacctgcagcagcagctggtggaCGCCAAGCTGCACCAGGCGCAGGAGATGCTGAAGGAGTCTGAGGAACACCACGACCGGGAGAAAGACTTT CTGCTGAAGGAAGCTGTGGAGTCTCAGAGGATATGCGAGTTGATGAAGCAGCAAGAGGTTCACCTTAAACAGCAG CTGTCGCTGTACACGGAAAAGTTCGAGGAGTTCCAGACCACCTTGTCTAAGAGCAACGAAGTCTTCACCACCTTTAAGCAAGAGATGGAAAAG ATGACTAAAAAGATCAAAAAGCTGGAGAAGGAGACGGCAATGTACCGCTCCAGGTGGGAGAGCAGCAACAAGGCTCTGCTGGAGATGGCTGAGGAG AAAGCCGTGCGGGACCAGGACTTTGAGGCGCTTCAGGGTAAAGTCCAGCGGCTTGACAAGCTGCGGCGGGCGCTCAAAGTGGAACGAAACGACCTGAAGAAGAAGGTCCAGAACCTGAACGGGGACAGCGGCGCCGGAGGGGCCCCCGCCTCCGACCCTGGGACCGACTCACCCTCCCCCCCGCCCACAGACTCTCTGCCGGAGCCCAGCAGCTGTCCCGTCGCAGACTCCACTTCCTGTCACTGCAGCCCGCGGCCGGACACAGACGCCCCGCAGGAAGAGGCGGGGCCGCTGCCCCCTCTTCCTGCGCTGGAATGA
- the hdac1 gene encoding histone deacetylase 1 yields the protein MALSQGTKKKVCYYYDGDVGNYYYGQGHPMKPHRIRMTHNLLLNYGLYRKMEIYRPHKASAEEMTKYHSDDYIKFLRSIRPDNMSEYSKQMQRFNVGEDCPVFDGLFEFCQLSTGGSVAGAVKLNKQQTDIAINWAGGLHHAKKSEASGFCYVNDIVLAILELLKYHQRVLYIDIDIHHGDGVEEAFYTTDRVMTVSFHKYGEYFPGTGDLRDIGAGKGKYYAVNYPLRDGIDDESYEAIFKPIMAKVMEMYQPSAVVLQCGADSLSGDRLGCFNLTIKGHAKCVEYIKSFNLPLLMLGGGGYTIRNVARCWTFETAVALDSSIPNELPYNDYFEYFGPDFKLHISPSNMTNQNTNEYLEKIKQRLFENLRMLPHAPGVQMQAIPEDAPHADSGDEDEEDPDKRVSIRAHDKRIACEEEFSDSEDEAEGQGGGRRNAANHKKAKRVKKEEEKEGEEKKEVKEEEKEEEKMDTSGPKEEIKTT from the exons ATGGCGCTGTCTcaaggaacaaagaaaaaagtttgctATTATTATGACG GTGACGTGGGGAACTATTACTACGGCCAAGGCCATCCCATGAAGCCCCACAGGATCCGCATGACACACAACCTCCTCCTCAACTACGGACTCTACAGGAAAATGGAGATTTAT aGGCCACACAAAGCCAGCGCTGAAGAGATGACCAAGTACCACAGTGACGACTACATCAAGTTTCTGAGGTCCATCCGTCCAGACAACATGTCTGAGTACAGCAAACAAATGCAGAGAT TTAATGTCGGAGAGGACTGTCCAGTTTTTGACGGTCTATTTGAGTTTTGCCAGCTCTCGACTGGTGGATCAGTCG ctggAGCAGTGAAGCTGAACAAGCAGCAGACGGACATTGCCATTAACTGGGCTGGAGGACTCCACCACGCCAAGAAGTCTGAGGCATCCGGCTTCTGCTACGTCAACGACATCGTCCTCGCCATCCTGGAGCTGCTGAA ATACCACCAGAGGGTGCTCTACATAGACATCGACATCCACCATGGCGACGGTGTGGAGGAGGCCTTCTACACCACAGACAGGGTCATGACCGTTTCCTTCCACAAATATGGGGAATACTTCCCTGGCACTGGAGATCTGAGG GACATCGGAGCAGGAAAAGGCAAGTACTACGCTGTAAACTACCCTCTAAGAGACGGCATCGACGATGAGTCTTATGAAGCCATCTTCAAACCT ATTATGGCTAAAGTCATGGAGATGTACCAGCCCAGTGCTGTGGTTCTGCAGTGTGGAGCAGATTCTCTTTCTGGAGACCGACTGGGCTGCTTCAACCTCACCATCAAAG GCCATGCCAAGTGCGTGGAGTACATCAAAAGCTTCAACCTACCTCTGCTGATGCTGGGCGGAGGCGGCTACACCATCCGCAACGTCGCCCGCTGCTGGACCTTCGAGACAGCCGTGGCCCTGGACTCGTCCATCCCCAACGAGTTGCCCTACAACGATTACTTTGAATACTTCGGGCCCGACTTCAAGCTGCACATCAGCCCGTCCAACATGACCAACCAGAACACCAACGAGTATCTGGAGAAGATCAAGCAGCGGCTCTTCGAGAACCTGCGCATGCTGCCTCACGCCCCCGGAGTCCAGATGCAGGCCATCCCCGAGGACGCCCCGCACGCCGACAGCGGAGACGAGGACGAGGAGGACCCCGACAAACGCGTCTCCA TCCGGGCCCACGACAAGAGGATAGCCTGTGAGGAAGAGTTCTCAGACTCTGAGGACGAGGCCGAGGGGCAAGGTGGCGGCCGCAGGAACGCAGCCAATCACAAAAAGGCAAAGAGAgtgaagaaggaggaagagaaggaaggagaggaaaagaaag aagtcaaagaggaagagaaagaggaggagaagatggaCACATCTGG accAAAAGAGGAGATAAAGACAACTTGA